A portion of the Microlunatus phosphovorus NM-1 genome contains these proteins:
- the katG gene encoding catalase/peroxidase HPI, producing the protein MTDSDTPVVTAEETESTTVTGEETPAAGACPVIHGEQQPHPTSGSANEKWWPNKLNLKILAKNPAVSNPLDEGFDYAAAFSALDLAAVKADIVEALTTSQDWWPADFGHYGPLIVRMAWHAAGTYRVTDGRGGAGTGQQRFAPLNSWPDNVGLDKARRVLWPVKKKYGKSLSWGDLMVLAGNAAMESMGFTTFGFAGGRVDSWEPDDDVYWGPETTWLGDERYKGNRELDRPLAAVQMGLIYVNPEGPNGEPDPLKAAHDIRETFKRMAMNDEETVALIAGGHTFGKTHGAASDSNVGPDPEAAPLEQQGLGWANAYGSGKGDDQITSGLEVTWTYHPTRWDNEFFHILFSYEWELFKSPAGAWQWRPKNGAGSDLVPLAHDPSTRREPRMLTTDLSLRFDPIYGPISQRFNEHPDEFADAYARAWFKLTHRDMGPKSRYLGAEVPAEDLLWQDPLPAVDHELIDEADVAALKEQILASGLSVSQLVATTWAAASSFRGSDKRGGVNGARIRLAPQKDWEVNNPVGLASVLETLEGIQTRFNDAQAGNEGAGDKKVSLADVIVLAGNAGVEAAAKAAGVEIVVPFHPGRSDAGAEQTDVESFGYLEPIADGFRNYYGKYAELPAEYLLVDKANLLTLSAPELTVLVGGLRVLDTNWDGSKLGVLTDRPGVLSNDFFVNLLELGNTWKPLDPGSHAFQATNSAGEATWIGSRADLVFSSNSELRALAEVYASDDADEKFVRDFVKAWTKVTELDRFDLHR; encoded by the coding sequence ATGACTGACAGCGACACCCCCGTCGTGACGGCCGAGGAGACCGAGTCCACGACGGTGACCGGCGAGGAGACCCCCGCCGCCGGCGCCTGCCCGGTGATCCACGGCGAGCAGCAGCCGCACCCGACCTCGGGCTCGGCGAACGAGAAGTGGTGGCCGAACAAGCTGAACCTGAAGATCCTCGCCAAGAACCCGGCGGTGTCCAATCCGCTGGACGAGGGCTTCGACTACGCGGCTGCGTTCTCCGCGCTCGACCTGGCCGCGGTCAAGGCCGACATCGTTGAGGCCCTGACCACCTCCCAGGACTGGTGGCCGGCGGACTTCGGTCACTATGGGCCGCTGATCGTCCGGATGGCCTGGCACGCGGCCGGCACCTATCGGGTGACCGACGGCCGTGGGGGTGCGGGCACCGGGCAGCAGCGGTTCGCGCCGCTCAACAGTTGGCCGGACAATGTGGGCCTGGACAAGGCGCGTCGCGTCCTGTGGCCGGTCAAGAAGAAGTACGGCAAGTCGCTGTCCTGGGGTGACCTGATGGTGCTGGCCGGCAATGCCGCGATGGAGTCCATGGGCTTCACGACCTTCGGTTTCGCCGGCGGCCGGGTGGACTCCTGGGAGCCCGATGACGACGTCTACTGGGGCCCGGAGACCACCTGGCTGGGCGACGAGCGCTACAAGGGCAACCGGGAGCTCGACCGTCCACTGGCCGCCGTGCAGATGGGCCTGATCTATGTCAACCCGGAAGGCCCCAATGGCGAGCCGGATCCGCTGAAGGCGGCCCACGACATTCGCGAGACGTTCAAGCGGATGGCGATGAACGACGAGGAGACCGTCGCGCTGATCGCTGGTGGGCACACCTTCGGCAAGACCCACGGCGCTGCCTCGGACAGCAACGTGGGCCCGGATCCGGAGGCTGCGCCGCTGGAGCAGCAGGGCCTCGGCTGGGCGAACGCGTACGGGTCCGGCAAGGGCGATGATCAGATCACCAGCGGTCTGGAGGTCACCTGGACCTACCACCCGACCCGCTGGGACAACGAGTTCTTCCACATCCTGTTCTCCTACGAGTGGGAGCTGTTCAAGTCGCCGGCCGGTGCGTGGCAGTGGCGGCCGAAGAACGGCGCCGGCTCCGACCTGGTGCCGTTGGCGCACGATCCGTCGACCCGTCGCGAGCCGCGGATGCTCACCACGGATCTGTCGCTGCGCTTCGACCCGATCTACGGGCCGATCTCCCAGCGGTTCAACGAGCACCCGGACGAGTTCGCCGATGCGTACGCGCGGGCCTGGTTCAAGCTCACCCACCGTGACATGGGGCCGAAGTCGCGCTATCTCGGTGCCGAGGTGCCGGCCGAGGATCTGCTCTGGCAGGACCCGCTGCCGGCGGTCGACCACGAGCTGATCGACGAGGCCGATGTGGCCGCGCTGAAGGAGCAGATCCTGGCGTCCGGCCTGTCGGTGTCTCAGCTGGTCGCCACCACCTGGGCGGCGGCATCCTCGTTCCGCGGTAGCGACAAGCGGGGTGGCGTCAACGGCGCCCGGATCCGGTTGGCACCGCAGAAGGACTGGGAGGTCAACAATCCGGTCGGCCTCGCCTCGGTGCTGGAGACCCTCGAGGGCATCCAGACCCGGTTCAATGATGCGCAAGCCGGAAATGAGGGGGCCGGGGACAAGAAGGTGTCGCTGGCCGACGTGATCGTGCTGGCCGGCAACGCGGGTGTCGAGGCTGCGGCCAAGGCCGCCGGTGTGGAGATCGTCGTACCGTTCCACCCGGGTCGAAGCGACGCGGGCGCCGAGCAGACCGACGTCGAGTCGTTCGGCTACCTGGAGCCGATCGCCGACGGATTCCGCAACTACTACGGCAAATACGCCGAGCTGCCCGCGGAGTACCTGCTGGTCGACAAGGCAAACCTGCTCACCTTGAGCGCGCCTGAGCTGACCGTGCTGGTCGGCGGTCTGCGGGTCTTGGACACCAACTGGGACGGCTCGAAGCTCGGTGTGCTCACCGATCGGCCGGGGGTGCTGAGCAACGACTTCTTCGTCAATCTGCTCGAGTTGGGCAACACCTGGAAGCCGCTGGATCCGGGTTCGCACGCCTTCCAGGCGACCAACTCCGCCGGTGAGGCGACCTGGATCGGCTCCCGTGCCGACCTGGTGTTCTCCTCCAACTCCGAGCTGCGGGCCCTCGCCGAGGTGTACGCCAGCGACGACGCGGACGAGAAGTTCGTCCGCGACTTCGTCAAGGCGTGGACCAAGGTGACCGAGCTGGACCGGTTCGACCTGCACAGGTGA
- a CDS encoding M13 family metallopeptidase, producing MTQPSPALDFTAFDHDVRVQDDLYRHVNGGWIASTPIPADKPLTGSFMLLRDAAEEAVRAIITGMDRSAVVEDSDEAKIADLYASFMDTDTIEGAGATPLSGYLEQIEAVADVPDLITLMGSYARLGVHGLVGVGTESDPGNPNRYVMFIGQSGLGLPDEAYYREDAYGEVKTAYLGHIERMLALAGLDDAAAKAQQILDLETAIAACHWDKVKTRDIRLMYNLMSLADFASGSPALHWRAFMAAADIDERQMAELVVEQPSFFTKVADLLTEDRLGAWRLWLTWRVIGSYAPYLSSAFVEENFAFYGTTLQGTPVLKERWKRGVSLVEGALGEAVGRIYVAQHFSPVAKQRMDELVANLITAYRASITDLGWMTDETKAEALAKLAKFRPHIGYPSKWRDYSALEISADDLLGNVQRASSFELDRSLTKIGQPVDREEWLMTPQTVNAYYHPLKNEIVFPAAILQPPFFNEYADDAVNYGGIGAVIGHEIGHGFDDQGSTCDGDGALRDWWTAADREAFEQRTGALIGQYDALSPAEAPGSQVNGKLTIGENIGDLGGLSIALKAYRIARGEGTVEPIDGYTDEQRLFLSWGAIWQSKSRPELVKQRLATDPHSPNEFRCNQIVRNVDDFYTAFDVTESDALWLDPKERVAIW from the coding sequence GTGACGCAACCCAGCCCGGCCCTCGACTTCACCGCCTTCGACCATGACGTACGGGTCCAAGACGACCTCTACCGACACGTCAACGGCGGTTGGATCGCCAGCACCCCCATTCCTGCGGACAAGCCCCTGACCGGCTCGTTCATGCTGCTTCGCGACGCCGCCGAGGAGGCCGTCCGCGCCATCATCACCGGCATGGACCGCTCAGCCGTCGTCGAGGACAGCGACGAGGCCAAGATCGCCGACCTCTACGCCAGCTTCATGGACACTGACACCATCGAGGGCGCCGGCGCGACGCCGCTGAGCGGTTACCTCGAGCAGATCGAAGCGGTAGCCGATGTCCCCGACCTGATCACTCTGATGGGCTCGTACGCCCGGCTGGGCGTGCACGGGTTGGTTGGCGTAGGCACCGAATCCGACCCGGGGAATCCCAACCGGTACGTGATGTTCATCGGCCAGAGCGGTCTCGGGCTGCCCGATGAGGCGTACTACCGCGAGGACGCGTACGGGGAGGTCAAGACGGCCTACCTCGGGCACATCGAGCGGATGCTGGCGCTGGCCGGCCTCGATGACGCCGCGGCCAAAGCTCAGCAGATCCTCGATCTGGAGACCGCGATCGCCGCCTGTCACTGGGACAAGGTCAAGACCCGCGACATCCGGCTGATGTACAACCTGATGTCGTTGGCCGACTTCGCGTCCGGCAGTCCCGCGCTGCACTGGCGTGCGTTCATGGCGGCGGCCGACATCGATGAGCGGCAGATGGCCGAGCTGGTGGTCGAGCAGCCCTCGTTCTTCACCAAGGTGGCGGACCTGCTGACCGAGGATCGGCTGGGAGCTTGGCGGCTTTGGCTGACATGGCGGGTGATCGGCTCGTACGCGCCCTATCTGTCCAGCGCTTTCGTCGAGGAGAACTTCGCCTTCTACGGCACGACCCTGCAGGGCACCCCGGTGCTCAAGGAGCGCTGGAAGCGCGGCGTCTCCCTGGTCGAGGGGGCGCTCGGTGAGGCGGTCGGGCGGATCTATGTGGCCCAGCACTTCTCGCCGGTCGCCAAGCAGCGGATGGACGAACTGGTCGCCAACCTGATCACGGCGTATCGCGCCTCGATCACTGACCTGGGCTGGATGACCGACGAGACCAAGGCCGAGGCGCTGGCCAAGCTGGCGAAGTTCCGCCCGCACATCGGCTATCCGAGCAAGTGGCGCGACTATTCGGCGCTGGAGATCTCCGCCGACGATCTGCTGGGCAATGTGCAGCGAGCCTCGTCCTTCGAGCTGGACCGGTCGCTGACCAAGATCGGCCAGCCCGTCGACCGCGAGGAGTGGCTGATGACGCCGCAGACGGTCAACGCCTACTACCACCCGCTGAAGAACGAGATCGTCTTCCCCGCCGCGATCCTGCAGCCGCCGTTCTTCAACGAGTACGCCGACGATGCAGTGAACTATGGCGGTATCGGGGCAGTGATCGGGCACGAGATCGGGCATGGATTCGACGACCAGGGCTCGACCTGCGACGGCGACGGCGCCTTGCGCGACTGGTGGACCGCGGCTGACCGGGAGGCGTTCGAGCAGCGGACGGGCGCGCTGATCGGTCAGTACGACGCGCTCTCCCCCGCGGAGGCGCCGGGCTCCCAGGTCAACGGCAAGCTCACCATCGGGGAGAACATCGGCGACCTGGGCGGTCTGTCGATCGCGCTGAAGGCGTACCGGATCGCGCGTGGCGAGGGGACCGTGGAACCGATAGACGGCTACACCGACGAGCAGCGGCTGTTCTTGTCCTGGGGCGCGATCTGGCAGTCCAAGTCGCGGCCGGAGCTGGTCAAGCAGCGGCTGGCCACCGATCCACACTCCCCCAACGAGTTCCGGTGCAACCAGATCGTGCGCAATGTGGACGACTTCTACACCGCGTTCGACGTGACCGAGAGTGACGCCCTGTGGCTGGATCCAAAGGAGCGGGTCGCCATCTGGTGA
- a CDS encoding FtsX-like permease family protein: protein MAVIRRFGVWQLARRALWQHRGQTLLLILVGALISGAVIFAAGYQRQVQQAIADATFAADGPGNAWRLTGLQQADLRSILPSETEELFGDPIAGATVRSSWSSARFSMAVQGTLSWRQDLCDHVVIVTGRCPTGEAEVIVAAEDSNAYGARPGDVLEIGATGGSPQEATVSGVYQARDIADPYWFDVPPVGRSGFDENGVPHANPLYATQDLIVGFQVQHSLEFRLDKQALELADLPTLSAATSELIAQAAQHQGSLTTSIPDSLDHIAGERSRARAGLALLLTQLAALAVVVVGLLVSVTLAAQRTELGLARLRGEPTALLRREVLGRWAAAAGLGWALGWLLGLGLLTVTSGQLPGDRALPVSPVLILAPGLALLLLLTAMVPASRQLLAQPVVGLLRAVPPSARGGGRSDLLIDLLAVTVGIGGGVVALQVGTDSVIGLLVPAFAAIALAVALHRAIGGVAAVVRARWSGRPRSSSVLLTMVLLLRLRGSRIMIVTICLATAVATFGLQLLLIGSAARRHIAEVSTGAAEVFTVSSDPATVLRALDTIDPGRATGSAATSVVVVTRRVDEAAVRGMFVEPNIFAHRALGAGLTVGQPDWDAISAPPIAPIELRGDSVELSVGAHCDLRATEANRTGTSAAVGLELLTARGRPLRLQLGRMPLAPGPAQRLRQPVDCADGCRLLRITLEPNGPMDGTVSLTGLHAVQNGRPMPVNLGQGESWQSLPVQTPNTEVARSSAPGGLQLTVRTGGTPGGVQHAWLPGLVPVLDAGNGRLGTNPTIAAPDGSPLSVHPVAAADDAVPRELTGVAVADLDSVLRGGAGPVGDRTSVQVWLFDAARTSEITRGLLNHQIRIIGSDQLSAALAAQRTTAAALTAGVIPGFVGAAGVLAALGMALVMAGHRGVLARDLVGLAVAGTRRRTLRRSVYAAYLVPGLHAVASGVVAGALGCALVIADLPLVPDAPAVIGIDRALHLEALAWCLAGSAAVVGIIVLLGTHRLAARSAEVLRTSR, encoded by the coding sequence ATGGCGGTGATCCGGCGCTTCGGGGTCTGGCAGCTGGCCCGCCGCGCGCTGTGGCAGCACCGCGGACAGACCCTCCTGCTGATCCTGGTTGGTGCCCTCATCAGCGGCGCGGTCATCTTCGCGGCCGGCTACCAACGGCAGGTGCAGCAGGCCATCGCTGACGCTACCTTCGCCGCCGATGGCCCTGGCAATGCGTGGCGGCTGACCGGCCTGCAGCAGGCTGACCTGCGATCGATCCTGCCGAGCGAGACCGAGGAGCTGTTCGGAGATCCGATCGCCGGCGCTACCGTCCGGTCGAGTTGGAGCAGCGCCCGATTCAGCATGGCGGTCCAAGGAACTCTGAGCTGGCGGCAGGACCTGTGCGACCACGTGGTGATCGTGACGGGCCGCTGCCCCACCGGTGAGGCCGAGGTGATCGTCGCCGCCGAGGACAGCAACGCGTACGGGGCCCGGCCCGGCGACGTCTTGGAGATCGGCGCGACCGGCGGGAGTCCCCAGGAGGCGACGGTGTCCGGGGTCTACCAAGCCCGCGACATCGCCGACCCCTATTGGTTCGACGTGCCACCGGTCGGTCGATCGGGCTTCGACGAGAACGGTGTTCCGCACGCCAATCCGCTGTACGCCACCCAGGACCTGATCGTCGGCTTCCAGGTCCAGCACTCCCTCGAGTTCCGGCTGGACAAGCAGGCGCTCGAGCTGGCAGACCTGCCGACACTCTCCGCGGCGACCTCGGAACTCATCGCGCAGGCAGCTCAACACCAAGGCAGCTTGACGACGTCCATCCCGGACAGTCTCGACCACATCGCCGGCGAACGATCCCGCGCCCGCGCGGGCCTGGCGTTGCTGTTGACCCAGCTGGCCGCGCTGGCCGTGGTCGTCGTCGGTCTGCTGGTGAGTGTGACACTCGCCGCACAACGTACCGAGCTTGGGCTGGCGCGACTCAGAGGTGAACCGACCGCCCTCCTGCGCCGGGAGGTTCTCGGGCGCTGGGCCGCCGCAGCCGGGCTCGGCTGGGCACTGGGCTGGCTGCTGGGGCTCGGGCTGCTGACGGTGACGTCCGGCCAGTTGCCCGGCGACCGAGCCCTGCCGGTGTCGCCGGTGCTGATCCTCGCACCAGGCCTCGCCCTGCTGTTGCTGCTCACGGCAATGGTCCCGGCCAGTCGACAGCTGCTGGCCCAGCCGGTCGTCGGGCTGCTTCGGGCGGTCCCACCGTCAGCGCGTGGTGGAGGACGCTCCGACCTGCTCATCGATCTGTTGGCGGTCACAGTCGGGATCGGCGGCGGCGTCGTCGCGCTGCAGGTCGGCACGGACAGCGTGATCGGGCTGCTCGTCCCGGCCTTCGCCGCGATCGCACTCGCGGTGGCCCTGCATCGCGCCATCGGGGGCGTTGCCGCAGTCGTGCGAGCCCGCTGGTCGGGGCGTCCGAGGTCATCGAGTGTCCTGCTGACCATGGTTCTCCTGCTCCGGCTCCGCGGCTCGCGGATCATGATCGTCACCATCTGCCTAGCGACCGCTGTGGCGACGTTCGGCCTCCAGTTGCTGCTGATCGGCAGCGCCGCGCGGCGCCATATCGCCGAGGTCAGCACCGGCGCCGCCGAGGTGTTCACCGTCTCGAGCGATCCCGCCACCGTGCTCCGGGCATTGGACACGATCGATCCCGGCCGAGCGACCGGCTCGGCCGCCACGAGCGTCGTCGTGGTCACCCGTCGGGTCGACGAGGCCGCGGTCCGGGGGATGTTCGTGGAGCCGAACATCTTCGCGCACCGGGCACTGGGCGCCGGGCTGACCGTCGGCCAGCCGGACTGGGACGCGATCTCGGCCCCGCCGATCGCACCGATCGAGCTCCGCGGCGACAGCGTCGAGCTGTCCGTCGGCGCGCATTGCGACCTGCGAGCCACCGAGGCGAACCGGACCGGTACGTCCGCAGCGGTCGGTCTCGAGCTGCTCACCGCGCGGGGCCGACCGCTGAGACTCCAGCTGGGTCGGATGCCGTTGGCCCCGGGCCCGGCTCAGCGACTGCGCCAACCGGTCGACTGCGCCGACGGCTGTCGGCTGCTGCGGATCACACTCGAACCGAACGGCCCGATGGACGGCACGGTCTCGCTGACCGGACTGCACGCCGTGCAGAACGGCCGGCCGATGCCCGTCAACCTCGGCCAGGGCGAGAGCTGGCAGTCGTTGCCGGTGCAGACGCCCAATACCGAGGTGGCCAGGAGTTCCGCGCCCGGTGGACTGCAGTTGACGGTGCGGACCGGTGGTACGCCGGGTGGTGTGCAGCATGCCTGGCTCCCCGGACTGGTCCCCGTGCTGGATGCCGGCAACGGCAGGCTCGGCACCAACCCGACGATCGCTGCCCCGGACGGCTCGCCGCTGTCGGTCCACCCGGTGGCCGCCGCCGACGACGCTGTTCCCCGTGAGCTCACCGGAGTCGCGGTCGCGGACCTCGACTCCGTGCTACGGGGCGGTGCCGGTCCGGTCGGTGATCGCACCTCGGTGCAGGTCTGGCTCTTCGATGCCGCTCGGACCTCCGAGATCACCCGGGGACTCCTCAACCACCAGATCAGGATCATCGGAAGCGACCAGTTGTCGGCGGCGCTCGCGGCGCAACGCACCACCGCGGCTGCGCTCACCGCTGGGGTCATCCCCGGCTTCGTCGGCGCCGCCGGAGTGCTTGCCGCACTGGGAATGGCCTTGGTCATGGCGGGCCACCGCGGTGTGCTCGCTCGCGACCTGGTCGGGCTGGCCGTCGCCGGGACCCGCCGGCGAACCTTGCGCCGGAGCGTCTATGCCGCCTATCTGGTACCGGGACTGCACGCCGTCGCGTCCGGGGTGGTAGCCGGCGCACTGGGCTGCGCGCTGGTCATCGCCGATCTGCCCTTGGTGCCGGACGCACCGGCCGTGATCGGCATCGATCGAGCGTTGCACCTCGAGGCCCTGGCCTGGTGTCTGGCAGGGTCAGCGGCCGTCGTCGGGATCATCGTGCTGCTCGGCACCCACCGACTCGCAGCCCGCTCCGCCGAGGTCTTGAGGACGTCGCGATGA
- a CDS encoding Fur family transcriptional regulator, translating to MVTQSPPTPSVDEAIRGVGLRVTESRRAVFEALRTNPHARADDILDRVLPTVPGTSLQSVYNALSDFADAGLVRRIEPAGHPGLFELRVNDNHHHLICSECGTVVDVDCVVGSAPCLTPSDDHGFVIREAEVTFWGLCAPCAAATSATNQQP from the coding sequence ATGGTCACCCAGTCACCGCCGACGCCGAGCGTCGACGAGGCGATTCGTGGTGTCGGGCTGCGGGTGACCGAATCTCGGCGGGCCGTGTTCGAGGCGCTTCGGACCAACCCACATGCCAGAGCGGACGACATCCTCGACCGCGTACTGCCCACGGTGCCGGGCACCAGCCTGCAGTCGGTCTACAACGCGTTGAGCGACTTCGCCGACGCCGGGCTGGTACGCCGGATCGAGCCGGCCGGGCATCCGGGTCTGTTCGAGTTGCGGGTCAACGACAATCATCACCACCTGATCTGCTCCGAGTGCGGCACGGTGGTGGACGTGGACTGCGTCGTCGGTTCGGCACCGTGCCTGACCCCCTCCGACGACCACGGGTTCGTCATCCGTGAGGCCGAGGTCACCTTCTGGGGTCTCTGCGCCCCCTGCGCGGCGGCGACGTCCGCGACCAATCAGCAGCCATGA
- a CDS encoding 1-aminocyclopropane-1-carboxylate deaminase, with product MTLAEFRREPLLFGPSPIHPMPRLSEALGGKVEIWAKREDCNSGIAFGGNKVRKLEYLAADAIDTGCDTLVSIGGIQSNHTRAVTGVACHLGLKAVTVQEGWVDYNDLAYDKVGNIQLTRIMGGDIRIDPAGFDIGMRDSWKRALDSVVAAGGKPYPIPAGASDHPLGGLGFANWAVEVESQEAEREIFFDHVVVCTVTGSTHAGMIAGFSLSDRPGRRVLGIDASGTLAQTRDQVWRIASHTAEKVGLDRPLRDDELTLVDGYVGPAYGLPDAQTVAAIQLAARTEGMLTDPVYEGKSMAGLIGMIRSGEIPAGSRVLYAHLGGQPALSAYAGYPGLGSPERELSH from the coding sequence ATGACCCTCGCCGAGTTCCGCCGTGAACCGCTGCTCTTCGGACCGTCGCCTATCCATCCGATGCCGCGGCTGTCGGAGGCGCTCGGTGGCAAGGTGGAGATCTGGGCGAAGCGGGAGGACTGCAACTCCGGCATCGCGTTCGGCGGCAACAAGGTGCGCAAGCTGGAGTATCTGGCTGCCGACGCCATCGACACCGGCTGCGACACGCTGGTCTCGATCGGCGGCATCCAGTCCAATCACACGCGGGCGGTCACCGGCGTCGCCTGCCATCTCGGGCTCAAGGCGGTCACCGTCCAGGAGGGCTGGGTCGACTACAACGACCTGGCGTACGACAAGGTCGGCAACATCCAGCTGACTCGGATCATGGGCGGCGACATCCGGATCGATCCGGCCGGCTTCGACATCGGGATGCGCGACTCGTGGAAGCGGGCGCTGGACTCGGTGGTCGCAGCCGGCGGCAAGCCCTATCCGATTCCGGCCGGCGCCTCGGACCATCCGCTCGGCGGACTCGGCTTCGCCAACTGGGCGGTCGAGGTGGAGTCCCAGGAAGCGGAGCGAGAGATCTTCTTCGACCACGTGGTGGTCTGCACGGTCACCGGCTCGACCCATGCCGGGATGATCGCCGGCTTCTCGCTCTCGGATCGTCCTGGTCGGCGTGTGCTCGGGATCGACGCCTCCGGGACGCTGGCGCAGACCCGCGACCAGGTCTGGCGGATCGCAAGTCACACGGCGGAGAAGGTCGGGCTCGACCGGCCGCTCCGCGACGACGAGCTGACTCTGGTCGACGGCTACGTGGGGCCCGCCTACGGCCTGCCGGATGCCCAGACCGTTGCTGCTATCCAGCTCGCCGCCCGCACCGAGGGGATGCTCACCGACCCGGTGTACGAGGGCAAGTCGATGGCCGGGCTGATCGGGATGATCCGCTCCGGTGAGATCCCCGCTGGTTCACGAGTGCTGTACGCGCACCTGGGCGGTCAGCCGGCGCTGTCGGCGTACGCCGGCTATCCAGGGCTGGGTTCGCCCGAACGGGAGCTGTCGCACTAG
- a CDS encoding HdeD family acid-resistance protein — translation MSTIPNPVSTTYADIAKGAWIWAVVRGVIAIIFGIVALTSPITTAIVLATVIGVFAIIDGIIDIVDAIRHRGTSGVGLRVFLGVISLLFGIIILVWPGKTVGFMVILIAIWSIAIGLLQIIANVGIRKEAPGAWVWGVISGALGVIFGILVLFNLGIGLVALIWLLGIWAIVFGIALVVLGFQVRKAAKAVTS, via the coding sequence ATGTCCACCATTCCCAACCCGGTCTCGACCACCTATGCCGACATCGCCAAAGGTGCCTGGATCTGGGCCGTCGTCCGCGGCGTCATTGCGATCATCTTCGGCATCGTCGCACTGACCTCACCGATCACCACCGCGATCGTGCTGGCCACCGTCATCGGTGTGTTCGCCATCATCGACGGCATCATCGACATCGTCGATGCGATCCGTCACCGTGGCACCTCCGGCGTCGGACTCCGTGTCTTCCTCGGTGTCATCAGCCTGCTGTTCGGCATCATCATCCTGGTCTGGCCCGGCAAGACGGTCGGCTTCATGGTGATCTTGATCGCCATCTGGTCGATCGCCATCGGCCTGCTCCAGATCATCGCCAACGTCGGCATCCGCAAAGAGGCCCCCGGCGCCTGGGTCTGGGGTGTCATCTCGGGTGCGCTCGGCGTGATCTTCGGCATTCTGGTGCTGTTCAACCTCGGCATCGGCCTGGTTGCACTGATCTGGCTGCTGGGCATCTGGGCGATCGTCTTCGGCATAGCCCTGGTCGTGCTCGGCTTCCAGGTGCGCAAGGCAGCGAAGGCAGTCACCAGCTGA
- a CDS encoding flagellar basal body-associated FliL family protein, producing the protein MSGNDPYQNQPGQPRPDQPQGQGQQGQPSPPGPQYGGPSYPGPGYGQQTPDPSGGYPPAYGQASPPPYGQASPPPYGQASPPPYGQASPPPYGQGVPGPQGPQGPGGPQQPYGMYAPGPPPKKNSKLPIIIGAGVLALVLIGGLIGFAVLRGNDKPTTTGTTGSSQAPVPVQADKPSDAVQNYLQALAGGDAQTALSYAATQPADTTFLTNEVLAASNKLAPIADITVPVVDDEYAYTIDASYTRGGKKVNTSFSVQKDGDSWKLREAAYDLDLSSRLNKTLPMIINGVTVESDSIALFPGSYEFTTSTKNISYGKNNVVAIDSPSEYPRGLTKLEPTVTSTGEKAFTKALEASIKACMKSKKLKNPGCPNHVTKVTGTTPKEGTFKWSWDKDSLDNLKIRLDYNNPAIASTSVFLNMKAEGDCKQGRCRITPWTSPKPSAKLTADKIKVVWKY; encoded by the coding sequence GTGAGCGGGAACGATCCATACCAGAACCAGCCCGGCCAGCCGCGGCCCGACCAGCCTCAGGGCCAGGGCCAGCAGGGTCAGCCCAGCCCTCCGGGGCCTCAGTACGGCGGCCCGAGCTACCCCGGACCGGGGTACGGCCAGCAGACCCCGGATCCCAGTGGGGGCTACCCACCGGCCTACGGTCAAGCCTCGCCGCCGCCATACGGTCAAGCATCCCCACCTCCGTACGGTCAGGCCTCGCCGCCGCCCTATGGTCAAGCCTCCCCACCTCCGTACGGCCAGGGAGTCCCCGGCCCGCAGGGACCGCAGGGACCGGGTGGGCCCCAGCAGCCCTACGGCATGTATGCCCCGGGCCCGCCGCCGAAGAAGAACTCCAAACTGCCCATCATCATCGGTGCGGGTGTGCTCGCCCTGGTGCTGATCGGGGGGCTGATCGGCTTCGCCGTCCTCCGCGGCAACGACAAACCGACGACCACCGGCACCACCGGGTCGAGCCAGGCCCCCGTCCCCGTCCAGGCGGACAAGCCCTCGGATGCGGTCCAGAACTATCTGCAGGCGCTCGCCGGCGGCGATGCGCAGACTGCGCTCTCCTACGCCGCGACCCAGCCCGCGGACACCACCTTCCTCACCAACGAGGTGCTGGCGGCGTCCAACAAGCTGGCACCGATCGCTGACATCACCGTGCCGGTGGTCGACGACGAGTACGCCTACACCATCGACGCGTCGTACACGCGCGGCGGCAAGAAGGTCAACACCTCCTTCTCGGTCCAGAAGGACGGTGACTCCTGGAAGCTGCGCGAGGCCGCCTACGATCTCGATCTGAGCTCCCGCCTCAACAAGACGCTGCCGATGATCATCAACGGGGTCACAGTGGAGTCCGACAGCATCGCGCTCTTCCCCGGCTCGTACGAGTTCACCACCAGCACCAAGAACATCAGCTACGGCAAGAACAACGTGGTCGCCATCGACAGCCCGTCGGAGTATCCGCGTGGCCTGACCAAGCTCGAGCCCACCGTGACCTCGACCGGCGAGAAGGCCTTCACCAAGGCGTTGGAGGCCAGCATCAAGGCCTGCATGAAGTCGAAGAAGCTGAAGAACCCGGGCTGCCCCAACCACGTGACCAAAGTCACCGGAACCACCCCCAAGGAGGGCACGTTCAAGTGGTCCTGGGACAAGGACTCGCTGGACAACCTGAAGATCCGGCTGGACTACAACAACCCGGCGATCGCCAGCACCTCGGTCTTCCTCAACATGAAGGCCGAGGGCGACTGCAAGCAGGGCCGCTGCCGGATCACCCCGTGGACCTCGCCGAAGCCCTCGGCGAAGCTGACCGCGGACAAGATCAAGGTCGTCTGGAAGTACTGA